The following proteins are co-located in the Schistocerca nitens isolate TAMUIC-IGC-003100 chromosome 2, iqSchNite1.1, whole genome shotgun sequence genome:
- the LOC126235563 gene encoding centrosomal protein of 135 kDa-like — MLVKLLESHTSLKEELQENREEGRIFKAALEKSSQETRESLEKRLQETNAWLERNSQETRESLKEDLQEIKTSQMKMEDNLKKEMQELQERLKMDIDERERKLQKSINQVQGDVEKVEERLTKKIEDDVEETKAELGERINEVETSCNYRIAEVTQRQQQCHEAVRGIEDKQNRLAVNLQNVITIQREGEKRVEMEVKQLQQGVQQLENKTEEIDRRISNATLAVGESKVITLMSNDNRCIQSNTGQKFRPKGGLHPRIFMKWLKGVLPVHLKDADKIQFAIDRMEGEAFTWGVRKKEGTTSYDQFEEEFLKKYWSKSHQCAAIEDLLHRKSLSTWRGTLREFAEHLWELNETLEQPLSDDVMISAIKRRLNHRMQETIPGSLIEDREALMKILEQLESVRSQGHDQHNDQNQGGGNDPRNHFNNSSNYRGRGGGYGYRNRGGGRQWRNDWRGNEEPRDHERRWDRRMNDTVHIEEEERPEN; from the coding sequence atgttagtaAAGTTGCTAGAAAGCCACACATCACtaaaggaagagttacaagaaaatagagaagaaggaagaatattcAAAGCAgcattagagaagagttcacaagaaacaagagaatcgttagagaaacgtttacaagaaactaacgcatggTTAGAaaggaattcacaagaaacgagagaatcactaaaggaagatttacaagagatcaaaacatcacaaatgaagatggaagataatttgaagaaggaaatgcaggagttacaagaacgactgaagatggacatcgacgaaagagagaggaagctacagaagagcataaaccaagtccagggagacgtagaGAAGGTGGAAGAaaggttaacaaaaaagatagaagacgatgttgaagaaacgaaagccgagctgggagaaagaatcaacgaagtggaaacaagttGCAATTATCGAATCGCCGAAGTGACGCAGAGGCAGCAACAATGCCACGAGGCGGTTAGGGGGATAGAAGATAAGCAAAACCGACTAGCTGTAAATCTGCAAAATGTTATAACCATACAACGAGAAGGAGaaaagagggttgaaatggaggtcaagcagttacaacagggagtgcagcaattagaaaacaagacagaggaaattgatagacgaattagcaatgccaccttagccgttggggaAAGTAAGGTCATCACATTGATGAGcaatgataatcggtgcatccaaagtaatacagggcagaagtttagaccaaaaggagggttgcacccaaggatatttatgaaatggctaaaaggagttcttCCAGTACATCTTAAGGATGCAGACAAGATTCAATtcgcaatagatagaatggaaggtgaggctttcacttggggagtcaggaagaaggaagggactacaagttatgaccaatttgaggaggaattcttaaagaaatactggtctaaaagccatcaatgtgcagcaattgaggacctactccatcgcaaatcacttagtacatggaggggaacgttgagagagtttgctgaacatttgtgggaattgaacgagaccctggaacaacccctgagtgatgacgtaatgatatcggcaATAAAAAGAAGGTTGAATCACAGAATGCAAGAAACTATACCCGGGAGCCTGATTGAAGATAGGGAGGCGCTGATGAAGATACTGGAACAAttagaatctgttcgatcacaaggGCATGATCAACATAATGATCAAAACCAAGGGGGCGGCAATGatccaaggaatcattttaataattcgtctaattatagaggaagaggtggcggttatgGATACCGGAACCGTGGTGGtggacggcaatggagaaatgattggaggggaaatgaagaaccaagagatcacgagagaagatgggataggcgaatgaatgacacggtgcatatagaagaggaggagagaccggaaaactga